One window from the genome of Candidatus Yanofskybacteria bacterium encodes:
- a CDS encoding response regulator: protein MMKKILIAEDEEVLLNVLKDRFEAEGWTVVIAKDGEETVEAIKQSPPDLVLLDLVMPKKDGFEVLKEIRSNPEYKNLPIFIILSNLGSDEDIKKALALGANDYFVKTQHPMSEIVEKVKKYEAGGASIQTGN, encoded by the coding sequence ATCATGAAAAAAATATTAATCGCAGAGGACGAAGAGGTTTTACTAAATGTCCTTAAAGACAGATTTGAAGCCGAGGGCTGGACAGTTGTAATCGCAAAAGACGGCGAGGAAACGGTAGAAGCTATTAAGCAATCTCCGCCTGATTTGGTTTTGCTTGATCTGGTTATGCCCAAGAAGGATGGTTTTGAGGTTTTGAAAGAGATAAGAAGTAATCCGGAATATAAAAATTTGCCAATTTTTATCATTCTTTCAAATCTTGGCTCTGATGAGGATATTAAAAAAGCATTAGCATTAGGAGCCAATGATTATTTCGTTAAAACCCAACACCCGATGAGTGAAATAGTGGAGAAGGTCAAAAAATACGAAGCGGGTGGAGCGAGTATTCAGACCGGGAATTAA